A single genomic interval of Chromatiales bacterium harbors:
- a CDS encoding anhydro-N-acetylmuramic acid kinase, with the protein MSDLFLGLITGTSVDAIDCALLDCAGTRPALVGTHSHALPPELQADIRRLQQPGEDGLDLLGATDHWLGEELAAAALGLLAALRIEPRRIAAIGSHGQTVRHRPDGARPFTLQIGDPHRLAQRTGITVVADFRRRDMAAGGQGAPFAPAFHQRMFAHRSQSRAIVNLGGIANVTLLPIGENTLPTGSDCGPANTLLDLWFRAHHAGLAYDDQGAWAASGRLSEELLARLLDEPYFARRAPKSTGPELFSRGWLNARTAGLELPPADIQRTLAELTAITVARACAPAQTIHACGGGAHNRFVLERIASRSGCAVDTTLALGIGPDWVEAAAFAWFARERLAGRPLALASITGASENTISGAIYPGRLLEL; encoded by the coding sequence ATGTCCGACCTCTTCCTCGGCCTGATCACCGGCACCAGCGTCGACGCGATCGACTGCGCGCTGCTCGACTGCGCCGGCACTCGGCCCGCGCTGGTCGGGACCCACAGCCATGCGCTGCCGCCCGAATTGCAGGCCGACATCCGTCGGCTGCAACAGCCAGGCGAGGACGGACTCGACCTGCTCGGCGCGACCGATCACTGGCTCGGCGAGGAACTCGCCGCGGCCGCGCTGGGGCTGCTCGCAGCGCTGCGAATCGAACCGCGCCGGATTGCCGCCATCGGCAGCCACGGCCAGACCGTTCGCCACCGCCCGGACGGCGCGCGACCATTCACGCTCCAGATCGGCGATCCGCATCGCCTCGCGCAGCGCACCGGCATCACGGTGGTCGCCGACTTCCGTCGCCGCGACATGGCCGCCGGCGGCCAGGGCGCGCCGTTCGCGCCGGCCTTCCACCAGCGCATGTTCGCGCACCGCTCGCAGTCACGCGCCATCGTGAATCTGGGCGGCATCGCGAACGTCACGCTGCTGCCGATCGGCGAAAACACCCTGCCGACGGGTTCGGACTGCGGCCCCGCCAACACGCTGCTGGACCTCTGGTTTCGCGCCCACCACGCCGGGCTCGCCTATGACGACCAGGGCGCGTGGGCGGCCAGCGGCCGGCTCAGCGAGGAACTGCTGGCACGGCTGCTCGACGAGCCCTACTTCGCGCGGCGCGCGCCGAAAAGCACGGGTCCGGAACTGTTCAGTCGCGGCTGGCTCAATGCACGCACGGCCGGGCTGGAACTGCCGCCGGCCGACATCCAGCGCACGCTGGCGGAACTGACCGCCATTACGGTCGCGCGTGCCTGCGCGCCGGCGCAGACGATCCATGCCTGTGGCGGCGGTGCGCACAACCGCTTCGTGCTCGAACGCATCGCGAGCCGTTCAGGATGCGCCGTGGACACGACCTTGGCGCTCGGCATCGGGCCGGACTGGGTCGAGGCTGCGGCATTCGCGTGGTTCGCCCGCGAGCGCCTGGCCGGACGACCGCTGGCGCTGGCATCGATCACGGGCGCGAGCGAAAACACCATCAGCGGAGCGATCTATCCGGGCCGGCTTCTGGAACTCTGA
- the gspF gene encoding type II secretion system inner membrane protein GspF: MPNFRYKAATAGGETVDGEIDADSRARAVAQLQSQGYIPIRIDEVRAQSTSGRLLSLRLGEGGRRVSAKEITLITSELATLLRAGLPLDRALTILIEISDTPRVVELLQRIQKQVRGGTGLADALEAQSGVFSRLYVSMVRAGEAGGALETILDRLSKYLERARELRATVTNALIYPTILAVVAGLSVVFLLTFVVPKFEQLFQDAGKALPFATEIVIAAGRILREWWWALLLAIVLGWAALRTQLANPEFRRSWDAFWLRRWVIGDLIRKVETARFARTLATLLNNGVPLLSALEIVRETIGNRVLVVAIADITKGLREGQRIADPLLATGLFPPLAIQMLKVGEETGQMEGMLEQVAETYDVEVRNAVTRAVALLEPVIIIVLGLLVLGIIVSIMVAILSINDLAF; this comes from the coding sequence GTGCCGAACTTCCGCTACAAGGCCGCGACCGCGGGTGGTGAAACCGTAGACGGCGAGATCGATGCCGACTCGCGTGCGCGTGCGGTCGCACAGTTGCAGTCGCAGGGCTACATCCCGATCCGTATCGACGAAGTCCGCGCGCAGTCCACCAGCGGACGTCTGCTGTCGCTGCGGCTCGGCGAGGGTGGTCGGCGGGTGTCGGCGAAGGAAATCACGCTCATCACCAGCGAACTCGCAACGCTGTTGCGCGCCGGTCTGCCGCTGGATCGTGCGCTGACGATCCTCATCGAGATCAGCGACACGCCGCGTGTCGTCGAACTGCTCCAGCGCATTCAGAAACAGGTGCGCGGCGGCACTGGACTCGCCGATGCCCTCGAGGCACAGAGCGGCGTGTTTTCGCGGCTCTATGTGAGCATGGTGCGCGCCGGCGAGGCCGGCGGTGCGCTGGAGACCATTCTCGACCGGCTGTCGAAATATCTCGAACGCGCCCGCGAGCTGCGCGCGACGGTGACCAATGCGCTGATCTACCCGACGATTCTTGCGGTCGTCGCGGGGCTGTCGGTCGTGTTTCTGCTGACCTTCGTCGTGCCGAAGTTCGAACAGCTGTTTCAGGACGCGGGCAAGGCCCTGCCGTTTGCGACCGAGATTGTGATCGCCGCGGGCCGGATCCTGCGGGAATGGTGGTGGGCGCTGCTGCTCGCGATCGTACTGGGCTGGGCGGCGTTGCGCACGCAGCTCGCAAATCCGGAATTCCGGCGCAGTTGGGACGCGTTCTGGCTCAGGCGCTGGGTGATTGGCGACCTCATCCGCAAGGTCGAGACCGCGCGCTTCGCCAGGACGCTCGCAACGCTGCTGAACAACGGCGTGCCTTTGCTGTCTGCGCTTGAGATCGTGCGCGAGACCATCGGCAACCGCGTGCTGGTCGTCGCAATCGCCGACATCACCAAGGGGTTGCGCGAAGGCCAGCGCATCGCCGATCCGCTGCTTGCGACCGGACTGTTTCCGCCGCTGGCGATCCAGATGCTGAAGGTCGGCGAGGAGACCGGGCAGATGGAAGGCATGCTCGAACAGGTCGCCGAAACGTATGATGTCGAGGTTCGCAACGCCGTAACGCGGGCCGTTGCGCTGCTCGAGCCCGTGATCATCATCGTGCTCGGACTGCTGGTGCTCGGCATCATCGTCTCGATCATGGTGGCGATCCTGAGCATCAACGACTTGGCTTTTTGA
- a CDS encoding metallophosphoesterase family protein gives MPPVRVAIVSDTHAMLDPRIAALVADCDIAVHAGDIGALEVLRELRPRSGNVIAVRGNNDEPRGWPAIDHTALATLPWETDIELPGGRLAVEHGHRAGTVAQRHARLRDKHAGARAVVYGHSHRLVIDRDARPWILNPGAAGRARTHGGPSCLVLTASARAWRIEAKRFEPLRARA, from the coding sequence ATGCCGCCCGTTCGCGTGGCGATCGTTTCCGACACCCACGCCATGCTCGACCCGCGCATCGCGGCGCTGGTCGCTGACTGCGACATTGCGGTCCACGCCGGCGACATCGGCGCGCTCGAGGTGCTGCGCGAACTCCGTCCGCGCAGCGGAAACGTCATCGCGGTGCGCGGCAACAATGACGAACCGCGCGGCTGGCCCGCAATCGATCACACGGCGCTTGCGACCCTGCCATGGGAAACCGACATCGAGCTGCCGGGCGGGCGACTCGCCGTTGAACACGGCCACCGTGCCGGCACGGTCGCGCAGCGTCACGCAAGACTGCGCGACAAGCACGCGGGCGCACGTGCCGTGGTCTACGGACACAGCCACCGGCTGGTCATCGACCGCGATGCACGGCCGTGGATTCTGAACCCGGGCGCGGCCGGTCGCGCGCGGACCCATGGCGGGCCATCCTGTCTGGTGCTCACGGCATCCGCCCGCGCCTGGCGGATCGAGGCGAAGCGATTCGAGCCACTGCGAGCGCGGGCGTGA
- the gspE gene encoding type II secretion system ATPase GspE: protein MTLSSGSRAAASTSIRSASAVSRALRYAERQNEAEVGGRVRTEPVLETGELRRPICARLVEAGKLSSSDLGKAERLHAETGEALSRILQKLGLVAERDLAEAAAAEIGSPVLRAADYPAEPLDDIEVSPAFLREARALPIGETDNALVVALADPSDHYTVRALELALGRPVALRVGLASDIESAFERLYGGGRSAMGQIVESIGSGEDGDGDDDIAHLRDMASEAPVIRLVNLTLTRAVDSRASDIHIEPFENRLRVRYRIDGVMREVESPPVRLASAVISRVKLMAKLNIAERRLPQDGRIQVRVQGKEIDLRVSTVPTLYGESVVMRILDRGSVVLDFASAGFRPLTEKRFRAALNLPHGIIIATGPTGSGKTTTLYTALQTLNTPDRKILTVEDPVEYQLEGINQIQVKPQINLTFANALRSIVRQDPDVIMIGEMRDRETAGIAVQSALTGHLVLSTLHTNDAASGITRLLDMGVEDYLLTSTITGMLAQRLVRRLCMQCREPYRPLPEVLKEMGIHRVAPDVHDPVLYHARGCDACNQIGYQGRSAIMEFLPMSDAIRRLVIQRAGAGDIEGQARSEGMLTMYEDGLLKALDGLTTVEEVLRVTQATG, encoded by the coding sequence ATGACCCTCAGCTCAGGCTCGCGCGCGGCAGCGAGCACGTCTATCAGGTCGGCAAGCGCCGTTTCGCGCGCGTTGCGCTACGCTGAACGTCAGAACGAGGCCGAGGTCGGAGGGCGTGTGAGAACGGAACCCGTACTCGAAACAGGCGAACTGCGGCGCCCGATCTGCGCGCGACTGGTCGAGGCCGGCAAGCTGTCGTCGTCGGATCTGGGCAAGGCCGAGCGGTTGCATGCCGAGACCGGCGAGGCGCTCTCGCGCATTCTGCAGAAGCTCGGCCTGGTCGCCGAGCGCGATCTCGCCGAGGCGGCCGCGGCCGAAATCGGCTCCCCAGTACTGCGCGCGGCGGACTACCCGGCCGAGCCGCTGGACGATATCGAAGTATCGCCGGCCTTTCTGCGCGAGGCCCGTGCGCTGCCGATCGGCGAAACCGACAACGCACTGGTCGTGGCGCTCGCGGATCCCTCGGACCATTACACGGTCCGCGCACTGGAACTCGCGCTCGGGCGACCCGTTGCCCTGCGCGTGGGGCTGGCCTCGGACATCGAATCCGCCTTCGAGCGGCTGTATGGCGGCGGCCGCAGCGCGATGGGCCAGATCGTCGAGTCGATCGGCAGCGGCGAAGACGGCGACGGCGACGATGACATCGCGCATCTGCGCGACATGGCGAGCGAGGCGCCGGTCATCCGGCTCGTGAACCTGACGCTGACGCGGGCCGTGGACTCGCGCGCGTCCGACATTCACATCGAACCGTTCGAAAACCGGCTGCGCGTGCGCTATCGCATCGATGGCGTGATGCGCGAGGTCGAGTCGCCGCCGGTCCGACTTGCGTCGGCCGTGATCTCGCGTGTGAAACTCATGGCGAAACTCAACATTGCCGAGCGGCGTCTGCCGCAGGACGGCCGCATTCAGGTGCGTGTGCAGGGCAAGGAGATCGACCTGCGTGTCTCGACCGTACCGACGCTGTACGGCGAAAGCGTCGTGATGCGCATCCTCGACCGCGGCAGCGTGGTGCTGGATTTCGCTTCGGCCGGCTTTCGTCCGCTGACCGAAAAACGCTTTCGCGCGGCGCTGAATCTGCCCCACGGCATCATCATCGCGACCGGACCGACCGGTTCGGGCAAGACCACGACACTGTATACGGCACTGCAAACGCTCAATACGCCGGACCGCAAGATTCTGACCGTCGAAGACCCGGTCGAATATCAGCTCGAAGGGATCAACCAGATTCAGGTCAAACCGCAGATCAACCTCACGTTTGCAAACGCGCTGCGGTCCATCGTTCGCCAGGACCCGGACGTGATCATGATCGGCGAGATGCGCGACCGGGAGACCGCGGGCATTGCCGTGCAGTCGGCACTGACCGGCCACCTCGTGCTGTCGACCCTGCATACGAATGACGCCGCAAGCGGCATCACGCGCCTGCTCGACATGGGGGTCGAAGACTACCTGCTGACCTCGACCATCACAGGCATGCTGGCACAACGCCTGGTGCGGCGCCTGTGCATGCAATGTCGTGAACCGTATCGGCCGCTGCCCGAAGTGCTCAAGGAGATGGGCATTCATCGTGTTGCGCCGGATGTCCACGATCCGGTGCTCTACCACGCGCGCGGTTGCGATGCCTGCAACCAGATCGGCTATCAGGGCCGCAGCGCGATCATGGAATTCCTGCCCATGAGTGACGCGATCCGGCGGCTGGTCATTCAGCGCGCCGGCGCCGGCGACATCGAAGGGCAGGCACGCAGTGAAGGCATGCTGACGATGTATGAAGACGGTCTGCTCAAGGCCCTCGACGGACTGACCACCGTCGAAGAAGTCCTGCGCGTGACGCAGGCCACGGGCTGA
- a CDS encoding SDR family NAD(P)-dependent oxidoreductase codes for MNTNDSQPRADVLTGQTILVTGAGDGLGRAVALACAAHGATVVLVGRVLRKLEDTYDAITAGNGAEPALLPLDLATATEADFERAAAVVREQIGRLDGLVLCAAQLGMLSPVRHFDAGVWERTVQLNLTAEFLLVRACLPLLLERDTATIVFTEDEPARTHRAYWGAYAAANAGRIALREVLTDEMNDTPVRVAAVVPPPMRTRLRLQAFPAEPADATTDPAMIAPAFIQLLEPATASHGLRLAPSAG; via the coding sequence ATGAACACCAACGATTCGCAGCCACGGGCCGATGTGCTGACCGGCCAGACGATTCTGGTCACCGGCGCCGGTGACGGCCTCGGCCGCGCCGTGGCACTGGCCTGCGCCGCGCATGGCGCCACCGTGGTCCTGGTCGGGCGGGTGCTGCGCAAGCTCGAAGACACCTACGACGCAATCACGGCTGGCAACGGCGCCGAACCGGCATTGCTGCCGCTGGATCTGGCCACCGCCACCGAAGCGGATTTCGAACGTGCCGCCGCCGTCGTGCGCGAGCAGATCGGCCGCCTCGACGGGCTGGTGCTGTGTGCCGCCCAACTCGGCATGCTCTCGCCAGTGCGGCATTTCGATGCGGGCGTGTGGGAACGCACCGTTCAGCTGAATCTGACCGCGGAATTTCTGCTCGTGCGTGCCTGCCTGCCACTGCTGCTCGAACGCGATACGGCCACGATCGTGTTCACCGAGGACGAGCCGGCGCGCACGCACCGCGCGTACTGGGGCGCCTACGCCGCAGCGAACGCCGGTCGCATCGCCCTGCGCGAGGTGCTGACCGATGAAATGAACGACACGCCGGTGCGCGTGGCGGCCGTCGTGCCGCCGCCGATGCGCACGCGCCTGCGCCTGCAGGCGTTCCCGGCCGAGCCAGCCGACGCGACGACCGACCCCGCCATGATCGCACCGGCGTTCATCCAGCTGCTGGAACCGGCCACGGCGAGTCATGGTCTGCGGCTCGCCCCGTCCGCTGGCTGA
- a CDS encoding tyrosine--tRNA ligase → MSTIETQLEAIRRGADEILPESDLVERLKAGRPLRIKAGFDPTAPDLHLGHTVLINKLRQFQDLGHEVLFLIGDFTGMIGDPTGKNVTRRPLTRGEVAQNAETYKAQVFRILDPARTEVLFNSSWLDELGAAGLIQLAGKYTVARMLERDDFSKRYRAEQPIAIHEFLYPLVQGYDSVAMRADVELGGTDQKFNLLMGRHLQEAAGQPPQIILTMPILEGLDGVQKMSKSLGNYIGISDPAEEMFGKLMSISDELMWRYFELLSFRPLGEIAGLRQGIAEGRNPRDVKFELGVELVDRFHGAGAGNAARDAFIARFREGAMPDDIERMEFNESDLPIANLLQRAGLVASTSEALRMIRQGAVRIDGERVDDPQLRLARGSEHVYQVGKRRFARVALR, encoded by the coding sequence ATGTCCACAATCGAAACCCAGCTTGAAGCGATCCGCCGTGGCGCGGACGAAATTCTGCCCGAGTCGGACCTCGTCGAACGCCTGAAGGCGGGTCGGCCGCTGCGCATCAAGGCGGGTTTCGACCCGACCGCGCCGGATCTGCATCTCGGCCACACCGTGCTGATCAACAAGCTGCGCCAGTTCCAGGATCTCGGTCACGAGGTGCTGTTCCTGATCGGCGACTTCACCGGCATGATCGGCGACCCGACCGGCAAGAACGTGACGCGCAGGCCGCTGACCCGCGGGGAGGTCGCGCAGAACGCCGAGACCTACAAGGCGCAGGTGTTCAGGATTCTCGACCCCGCGCGTACCGAGGTCCTGTTCAATTCGAGCTGGCTCGACGAACTCGGCGCGGCGGGCCTGATCCAGCTGGCCGGCAAGTACACCGTTGCCCGCATGCTCGAGCGCGACGACTTCTCCAAGCGCTATCGCGCCGAGCAGCCGATCGCGATTCACGAGTTCCTTTATCCGCTCGTGCAGGGCTATGACTCGGTCGCGATGCGCGCGGATGTCGAACTCGGCGGCACCGACCAGAAGTTCAATCTTTTGATGGGCCGACATCTGCAGGAGGCCGCCGGTCAGCCGCCGCAGATCATCCTGACGATGCCGATCCTCGAGGGCCTGGACGGCGTGCAGAAGATGTCCAAATCGCTGGGCAACTACATCGGCATCAGCGATCCGGCCGAGGAGATGTTCGGCAAGCTGATGTCAATCTCCGACGAGTTGATGTGGCGTTATTTCGAGCTGCTGAGCTTCCGTCCGCTCGGCGAGATCGCCGGTCTGCGCCAGGGCATTGCCGAAGGGCGCAACCCGCGCGACGTGAAGTTCGAACTCGGCGTCGAACTCGTCGACCGCTTTCACGGTGCCGGTGCCGGCAACGCGGCACGCGATGCATTCATTGCACGCTTTCGCGAGGGCGCGATGCCCGACGACATCGAGCGCATGGAGTTCAACGAATCCGATCTGCCGATCGCGAATCTGCTGCAGCGCGCGGGGCTTGTCGCGAGCACCTCGGAGGCGCTGCGCATGATTCGCCAGGGGGCGGTGCGCATCGACGGCGAGCGCGTCGATGACCCTCAGCTCAGGCTCGCGCGCGGCAGCGAGCACGTCTATCAGGTCGGCAAGCGCCGTTTCGCGCGCGTTGCGCTACGCTGA
- a CDS encoding HAD-IA family hydrolase, whose protein sequence is MLFDLDGTLVDTAPDLLRAVNRLRADRDEPALSLAALRPHVSHGAGAMIEHGLGVGRDDPAFDALRLQLLDLYRADITSESTLFEGMPELLETLERRGTGWGVVTNKPGRLTDPLLVALGLHTRACCAISGDTLPRAKPHPDPILAACARAGCAPHTSLYVGDAERDIEAGRRAGARTLVARFGYIGPDDRPETWGADGIIDHPHEVLAWV, encoded by the coding sequence GTGTTGTTCGACCTCGACGGCACGCTGGTCGACACCGCACCGGACCTGCTGCGCGCCGTGAACCGGCTGCGCGCCGACCGCGACGAGCCGGCCCTGTCGCTCGCCGCGCTGCGACCGCACGTCTCGCACGGTGCCGGCGCAATGATCGAACATGGTCTCGGGGTCGGTCGCGACGACCCCGCCTTCGATGCCCTGCGCCTGCAACTGCTGGATCTGTACCGCGCGGACATCACATCCGAATCGACGCTGTTCGAAGGCATGCCCGAATTGCTGGAAACATTGGAACGGCGTGGCACCGGCTGGGGCGTGGTCACCAACAAGCCCGGCCGGCTGACCGATCCGCTGCTCGTGGCACTGGGCCTGCACACGCGCGCCTGCTGCGCGATCAGTGGCGACACCCTGCCGCGGGCCAAGCCGCATCCGGACCCGATCCTCGCCGCCTGCGCCCGGGCCGGCTGTGCGCCGCACACGAGCCTGTATGTGGGCGATGCCGAGCGCGACATCGAGGCCGGCCGGCGCGCCGGCGCGCGCACGCTGGTCGCGCGCTTCGGCTACATCGGCCCCGACGACCGGCCCGAGACCTGGGGTGCGGACGGCATCATCGATCACCCGCACGAGGTGCTGGCATGGGTGTAG
- the ubiG gene encoding bifunctional 2-polyprenyl-6-hydroxyphenol methylase/3-demethylubiquinol 3-O-methyltransferase UbiG, with product MTATPLNADAAELAKFEALASRWWDPDSEFKPLHDINPLRLNFIDARVDLDGLRVVDIGCGGGILAESMAARGASVVGIDLGEAPLSVARLHAIESGTRVDYRHTSAETLAAAEPAGFDVVTCLEMLEHVPDPASVVRACATLVRPGGSVFFSTINRTPKAWLMAIVGAEYVLKLLPRGTHDYAKLLRPSELDQASRTAGLTLREITGMHYNPLTRNYRLGPGVDVNYLAWYRREDA from the coding sequence ATGACCGCGACGCCATTGAACGCCGACGCCGCCGAACTCGCCAAATTCGAGGCGCTCGCCAGTCGCTGGTGGGACCCGGACTCCGAATTCAAACCCCTGCATGACATCAACCCGCTGCGGCTGAACTTCATCGACGCACGCGTCGATCTCGACGGCCTGCGGGTCGTCGACATCGGCTGCGGCGGAGGCATTCTCGCCGAATCCATGGCCGCGCGTGGCGCCAGCGTCGTCGGCATTGATCTGGGCGAGGCGCCGCTGTCCGTTGCGCGCCTGCATGCAATCGAATCCGGCACCCGCGTCGACTATCGGCACACCAGCGCCGAGACCCTCGCGGCCGCGGAGCCGGCGGGATTCGACGTGGTGACCTGTCTGGAGATGCTCGAACACGTGCCGGACCCGGCCTCGGTCGTGCGCGCCTGCGCGACGCTCGTGCGTCCCGGCGGATCGGTGTTCTTCTCGACCATCAACCGCACGCCGAAGGCATGGCTGATGGCGATCGTCGGCGCCGAGTATGTCCTGAAGCTCCTGCCCCGCGGCACGCACGACTACGCGAAACTCCTGCGCCCGTCCGAACTCGATCAGGCGTCCCGCACGGCCGGCCTCACGCTGCGCGAAATCACCGGCATGCACTACAACCCGCTGACACGAAACTATCGGCTCGGACCCGGCGTCGACGTGAACTACCTCGCGTGGTATCGGCGCGAGGACGCGTGA
- the rmuC gene encoding DNA recombination protein RmuC has translation MGVETWQPDLLSFWMAVVIALLVGALAVFIFEQRRIERMSRELRALGEEKRALEARLAAEEQAEQQKMALLRGTREDLARAFAQLSSSALKVNNELFLQLAGERFEQIQARAKSDFERRDQALQGLVKPVAEALSKTERELARIENARQQAYGAVTQHLSAMAETQRELQSETRNLVQALRRPEVRGRWGELTLKRLVELAGMVQHCDFVEQETANVDGRQSRPDMIVRLPNRREVIVDAKTPLDAYLSAIESPPEETAQHLTRHARGMRARVRELAAKSYWAQFERSPEFVVLFVPGDQFLSAALDHDASLLEDAMAQRVVLATPTSLIGLLRAIAYGWQQQAISENAEQIRDLGQELYKRVATLTEHLGRLGKSLNGSVEQFNRAVGSLNRQVLPSLRRFPEMGIQATRELEEPEPIDARTRTLDPGGETAADAPLPADGSEADGE, from the coding sequence ATGGGTGTAGAGACCTGGCAGCCCGATCTGCTGAGCTTCTGGATGGCCGTGGTCATCGCGCTTCTGGTCGGCGCGCTGGCCGTGTTCATCTTCGAGCAGCGGCGCATCGAACGCATGTCGCGCGAGCTGCGTGCGCTGGGCGAGGAAAAGCGCGCGCTCGAGGCGCGACTCGCCGCCGAGGAACAGGCCGAGCAGCAGAAAATGGCGCTGTTGCGCGGTACCCGCGAGGATCTGGCGCGCGCCTTTGCGCAGCTCTCCTCCAGTGCGCTGAAGGTCAACAACGAACTGTTCCTGCAACTGGCCGGCGAGCGCTTCGAACAGATCCAGGCCCGTGCGAAGTCCGACTTCGAGCGTCGTGACCAGGCCCTGCAGGGACTGGTGAAGCCGGTCGCCGAGGCGCTCTCGAAGACCGAGCGCGAACTCGCGCGCATCGAGAACGCCCGCCAGCAGGCCTACGGCGCGGTGACGCAGCACTTGAGCGCGATGGCCGAAACCCAGCGCGAGCTGCAGAGCGAGACCCGCAATCTCGTGCAGGCACTGCGCCGGCCGGAGGTGCGCGGGCGCTGGGGCGAGCTGACGCTCAAACGCCTAGTCGAGCTCGCTGGCATGGTGCAGCACTGTGACTTCGTGGAACAGGAAACTGCCAACGTCGACGGCCGACAGTCCCGTCCGGACATGATCGTCCGGCTACCGAACCGACGCGAAGTCATCGTCGACGCGAAAACGCCGCTGGACGCGTATCTGAGTGCGATCGAGTCGCCGCCGGAAGAGACGGCCCAGCACCTTACCCGGCATGCCCGCGGCATGCGCGCGCGGGTGCGCGAACTGGCCGCCAAGAGTTACTGGGCGCAGTTCGAGCGCTCGCCGGAATTCGTCGTGCTGTTCGTGCCCGGCGACCAGTTCCTGAGCGCAGCGCTGGATCATGACGCGAGCCTGCTCGAGGACGCGATGGCGCAGCGCGTCGTGCTCGCCACACCGACCAGCCTGATCGGGCTGCTGCGCGCGATCGCCTACGGCTGGCAGCAGCAGGCCATCAGTGAAAACGCCGAACAGATCCGCGATCTGGGCCAGGAACTCTACAAGCGCGTGGCGACCCTGACCGAACATCTCGGTCGTCTCGGCAAGAGCCTCAACGGCTCGGTCGAACAGTTCAACCGTGCGGTCGGTTCGCTGAACCGGCAGGTATTGCCGAGCCTGCGGCGCTTTCCGGAGATGGGCATCCAGGCGACGCGCGAACTCGAGGAACCCGAGCCGATCGATGCGCGCACGCGCACCCTGGATCCGGGTGGGGAAACCGCTGCCGATGCCCCGCTGCCCGCCGACGGTTCCGAGGCCGACGGCGAATGA
- a CDS encoding peptidoglycan DD-metalloendopeptidase family protein, whose product MRDYSARLDPTPPKRSRGGLIAALVVVVALGAAGWYLIGGDDSGTTAPATGRIVIPLQLPPATSSAAPGDPAPVADARQWTEFTVASGDNLAALFQRAGVSARTLHEIMELGRETREMANLHPGQTVRLGTVEDGRLERLEVLPDPIITLAAQRADDGWRFERIEQDVERRRTWVSETIDSSLFDAGQRAGLSDGLIMQLADVFGWDIDFAQELRAGDTFTVVYDELYMDGERLREGDLIAAEFVNQGRVLRALRFTDSRGRSSYYQPDGKRMQKAFLRNPIDIVRITSGFSLGRKHPILNKIRAHKGVDYAAATGTPVRAAGDGTIEFRGTKGGYGRTVEIKHANGRSTLYAHLSRYGKGSAKGERVRQGQIIGHVGQSGLATGPHLHYEFRVNGSHVNPQRVKLPSAEPIAPEYREAFEAESAPLLAQLDLLGRTLFASAAP is encoded by the coding sequence ATGCGAGACTACAGCGCCCGACTGGACCCGACACCCCCCAAGCGCTCACGCGGCGGCCTGATCGCCGCGCTGGTTGTGGTCGTGGCCCTCGGTGCGGCCGGCTGGTATCTGATCGGCGGCGACGACTCCGGCACAACGGCCCCGGCAACCGGGCGCATCGTCATCCCGCTGCAACTGCCGCCGGCCACCAGCAGCGCCGCGCCCGGCGATCCCGCCCCGGTTGCCGATGCCCGGCAATGGACCGAATTCACGGTCGCCAGCGGTGACAACCTTGCCGCATTGTTCCAGCGCGCCGGGGTCAGCGCCCGGACCCTGCACGAGATCATGGAACTGGGCCGCGAAACCCGCGAGATGGCCAATCTGCACCCGGGCCAGACCGTGCGGCTGGGGACGGTCGAGGACGGCCGGCTGGAGCGTCTGGAAGTCCTCCCGGATCCGATCATCACGCTCGCCGCCCAGCGTGCCGACGACGGCTGGCGCTTCGAGCGCATCGAGCAGGACGTGGAGCGCCGCCGGACCTGGGTGTCCGAGACCATCGACTCCTCGCTGTTCGACGCCGGCCAGCGCGCGGGACTCAGCGACGGCCTGATCATGCAGCTCGCCGATGTGTTCGGCTGGGATATCGACTTCGCGCAGGAGCTGCGCGCCGGCGACACCTTCACGGTCGTCTACGACGAACTCTACATGGACGGCGAACGGCTGCGCGAAGGCGACCTGATCGCCGCGGAGTTCGTCAATCAGGGCCGCGTCCTGCGCGCCCTGCGCTTTACCGACTCACGCGGACGCAGCAGCTACTACCAGCCCGACGGCAAGCGCATGCAGAAGGCCTTCCTGCGCAACCCGATCGACATCGTGCGCATCACCTCGGGCTTCAGCCTCGGGCGCAAGCATCCGATCCTCAACAAGATCCGTGCGCACAAGGGCGTCGACTACGCGGCCGCAACCGGCACCCCGGTGCGCGCCGCGGGCGATGGCACGATCGAGTTCCGCGGCACCAAGGGCGGTTACGGTCGCACGGTCGAGATCAAGCATGCGAACGGCCGCTCGACGCTGTATGCGCACCTGTCGCGTTACGGCAAGGGTTCAGCTAAAGGCGAGCGGGTCCGCCAGGGTCAGATCATCGGCCATGTCGGCCAATCCGGGCTCGCCACCGGGCCACACCTGCATTACGAGTTCCGCGTCAACGGCAGTCACGTCAATCCGCAGCGCGTGAAACTGCCGAGCGCCGAGCCGATCGCGCCGGAATACCGCGAGGCGTTCGAGGCCGAGTCCGCACCGCTGCTGGCCCAGCTCGATCTGCTCGGCCGCACCCTGTTCGCGAGCGCCGCGCCCTAG